A genome region from Natronosalvus rutilus includes the following:
- a CDS encoding substrate-binding domain-containing protein: MPRRSDSPSRRTFLAGSAALGTVSVAGCLGLIGSDDDDAPNTFGQIGSGRAGRPEPGGTRVEDLPDLEGELTVYSGRGEFLVGTLLGDLEDYYEDFTVDPRYGNSSELVNQIAEEGSGTPADVFYTVDAAALGALAEEGRTQALSEEATSMVDEEFRTDQWVGTSGRARTVPFNTDSLSNEDMLDSIQAYATDFDGDLGWAPSYGSCQGFVTAMRLLEGEETTREWLEGIVDSGIAEYSDEFAVCQAVADGEIDAGFTNHYYIQRVLDGSPDAPIATSFTEGDAGAVFDVAGAAVTDAADDADLAQNFVRHLLSAQAQEYFATETYEYPLIPDVEPVGDLPPIDELDVPNVDLSQLSDLEPTIDLMREVGINT, encoded by the coding sequence ATGCCCCGACGATCAGATTCACCTTCTCGGCGCACCTTTCTGGCTGGTTCGGCCGCGCTCGGTACCGTGAGCGTCGCTGGCTGTCTCGGCCTGATCGGAAGCGATGACGACGACGCACCGAACACGTTTGGACAGATCGGCTCCGGGCGAGCCGGACGCCCCGAACCGGGCGGGACTCGCGTCGAGGACCTTCCGGACCTCGAGGGCGAACTGACCGTCTACTCCGGGCGCGGCGAGTTCCTCGTCGGCACGCTGCTCGGCGACCTCGAGGACTACTACGAGGACTTCACGGTCGATCCGCGGTACGGCAACTCCTCGGAACTGGTCAACCAAATCGCCGAAGAAGGCTCGGGAACCCCCGCCGACGTGTTCTACACCGTCGACGCGGCGGCCCTCGGTGCGCTCGCCGAGGAGGGACGAACGCAGGCGCTGTCCGAGGAGGCCACCTCAATGGTTGACGAAGAGTTTCGAACCGACCAGTGGGTCGGCACCTCGGGCCGGGCCCGGACCGTCCCCTTCAACACCGACTCGCTCTCGAACGAGGACATGCTCGACAGCATCCAGGCTTACGCGACCGACTTCGACGGCGACCTGGGCTGGGCTCCCTCTTACGGCTCCTGCCAGGGCTTCGTGACCGCCATGCGACTGCTCGAGGGCGAGGAGACGACCCGCGAGTGGCTCGAGGGCATCGTCGATTCGGGAATCGCGGAGTACAGCGACGAGTTCGCGGTCTGCCAGGCCGTCGCCGACGGCGAAATCGACGCCGGGTTCACGAACCACTACTACATCCAGCGCGTGCTGGACGGCTCGCCGGACGCCCCAATCGCCACGTCGTTCACCGAGGGTGACGCGGGCGCCGTCTTCGACGTCGCCGGTGCGGCCGTCACAGACGCGGCCGACGACGCCGACCTCGCCCAGAACTTCGTCCGTCACCTGCTCTCGGCGCAGGCCCAGGAGTACTTCGCCACGGAGACCTACGAGTACCCGTTGATCCCGGACGTCGAACCGGTCGGCGACCTGCCGCCCATCGACGAACTCGACGTGCCGAACGTCGACCTCTCGCAGCTCTCGGACCTCGAGCCGACGATCGACCTCATGCGCGAGGTCGGCATCAACACCTGA
- a CDS encoding alpha-1 4-glucan-protein synthase has product MSQHAIQDICVVVPTIREYECVRSYLQNARDHDFDLERLHVVLVTEDFCDTDSMTAMLEEGGVSGEVFDGTRRDEWYEANGIAEYGHLVPAASHAETSFGLLYLWAHDRFEYGVFIDDDTIPHPDVDFFGTHLANLAFEGEIETVRSDEQWVNVLYQNAEEHGLYPRGYPYAAMDETVETGTATLETGDVVASQGLWTNVPDLDAVRILMDGDLEGQAQTRTTREDFAGDFVAEPGQYLTVCSMNLAFRREVVPAFYQLPMDDNEWNVGRFDDIWSGVFLKRACDVLETQIYNGNPLCEHNKAPRSTFDDLNNEVPGLELNEHLWAIVDDVGGDRESYAGVFEAMGRALAEGDWDEYTNGAFFNHVGEYMLEWLACLERLEGSTAATRVEAVRH; this is encoded by the coding sequence GTTCCTACCTCCAAAACGCGCGCGATCACGACTTCGACCTCGAGCGCCTGCACGTCGTGCTCGTTACCGAGGACTTCTGTGACACCGACTCCATGACGGCGATGCTCGAGGAGGGGGGCGTCTCGGGCGAGGTATTCGACGGCACCCGTCGCGACGAGTGGTACGAAGCGAACGGAATCGCCGAGTACGGCCACCTCGTGCCGGCGGCCAGCCACGCCGAGACGAGTTTCGGACTGCTCTACCTATGGGCCCACGACCGCTTCGAGTACGGCGTCTTCATCGACGACGACACGATCCCGCACCCGGACGTGGACTTCTTCGGCACCCATCTGGCGAACCTCGCCTTCGAGGGCGAGATCGAGACCGTTCGCTCCGACGAGCAGTGGGTCAACGTCCTCTACCAGAACGCTGAGGAGCACGGCCTCTACCCACGGGGGTACCCCTACGCCGCGATGGACGAGACCGTCGAGACTGGGACGGCGACCCTCGAGACCGGCGACGTGGTCGCCTCCCAGGGGCTGTGGACCAACGTCCCCGACCTCGACGCCGTCCGGATCCTGATGGACGGCGACCTCGAGGGACAGGCACAGACGCGGACGACGCGCGAGGACTTCGCGGGAGACTTCGTCGCCGAACCGGGGCAGTACCTGACGGTCTGTTCGATGAACCTCGCGTTCCGCCGGGAGGTCGTCCCCGCGTTCTACCAGTTGCCGATGGACGACAACGAGTGGAACGTCGGGCGCTTCGACGACATCTGGAGCGGCGTCTTCCTCAAGCGCGCCTGCGACGTCCTCGAAACACAGATCTACAACGGGAACCCGCTGTGTGAACACAACAAGGCGCCGCGAAGCACGTTCGACGATCTGAACAACGAAGTGCCGGGCCTCGAGCTCAACGAACACCTCTGGGCGATCGTCGACGACGTCGGCGGCGACCGCGAGAGCTACGCCGGTGTGTTCGAGGCGATGGGCCGGGCGCTCGCCGAGGGCGACTGGGACGAGTATACCAACGGCGCGTTCTTCAATCACGTGGGCGAGTACATGCTCGAGTGGCTCGCGTGCCTCGAGCGTCTCGAGGGATCGACTGCGGCGACCCGTGTCGAAGCCGTCCGCCACTGA
- a CDS encoding dolichyl-phosphate hexose transferase: MGTYNEEAAIGTVLADIEHVTDGRAEVVCVDGSSDRTPDIAREHGATVIEQEPQGYGVAVHAAITAPERPVIVTTDCDDTYPMDQLPEFLELINRGHDVVSGDRLYHGAEAMPALNRLGNHAFAALASVLMGTRVHDTTTGMRAYRREVIEDVEWSENTGLSAELLIRPLMRGYDVVEHPIAYAERAGETKLDPIQGGYEIARSIGKVAFEERMRELPHEPRQHDR, from the coding sequence ATGGGTACGTACAACGAGGAGGCGGCCATCGGAACCGTCCTCGCTGACATCGAGCACGTGACCGACGGTCGCGCCGAGGTCGTCTGCGTCGACGGTTCGTCGGATCGAACGCCTGACATCGCGCGCGAACACGGCGCGACGGTGATCGAACAGGAGCCTCAGGGTTACGGCGTCGCCGTCCACGCCGCCATCACGGCGCCCGAGCGCCCGGTGATCGTCACCACCGACTGCGACGACACCTACCCGATGGATCAGTTACCGGAGTTCCTCGAGTTGATCAACCGCGGTCACGACGTTGTCAGCGGTGACCGCCTCTACCACGGCGCCGAGGCGATGCCGGCGCTCAACCGACTCGGCAATCACGCCTTCGCGGCCCTCGCCAGCGTCCTGATGGGTACGCGCGTCCACGACACCACCACCGGCATGCGTGCCTACCGTCGCGAGGTCATCGAGGACGTCGAGTGGTCCGAGAACACCGGCCTCTCGGCCGAACTCCTGATCCGTCCGCTGATGCGCGGCTACGACGTAGTCGAACACCCCATCGCCTACGCCGAGCGCGCGGGCGAGACCAAACTGGATCCCATCCAGGGCGGCTACGAGATCGCGCGATCCATCGGCAAGGTCGCCTTCGAGGAGCGCATGCGAGAGTTGCCACACGAGCCGCGACAGCACGATCGATAG
- a CDS encoding ArnT family glycosyltransferase, which produces MVDPRRHRFRSHLPSRRSVRSVLRAATRPRERRYALLVSVLAGLVVFTLASELFPYHSSNDDEAVYLLQAAMLLEGQFQIHAGALAEAVRPWFFVLEDGRLYPKYAPVPAGMFAVSMALFGEPRVTLAIVAALNAYLIYVLGSTVADRRVGLVSSVLFAASPMALLSSSVFLPYAPTTLWNLLFAVCYLRGVRSSDSRMAAVAGVAVGIAFFARPYTAVLFALPFVVHAGWQTVTTLRRGRPLADPVRRNLLTGTIGLAFVALALAYNARLTGSPLEFPFQAFAPLDGPGFGYREIVGHGLEYTPALALEANGYVLWYSATRWVVAGPIGTLAAVAGLALAGRQWLEGRRTGSRSQGCLVAVSPLPAALLAGVVVTVVLGNVAFWGNFNILATMDDPTNGLVSRFGPFYHFDLLAPFAIFAAIAMVSGWRLARHRVPELLERIDAPVSSRRVLISLALVATLVLATTTVALVSGPIDRNADYTRSAEAAYEPFDDRDLENALVFQPAPYGQWTNHPFQALRNDPDLEGDVVYVLEGDPEREFTALDAYPDRHPYRYTYRGAWGASPDQIEAVFQPLEVRRGSTMDGETTVGVPDRVSRAVVTLEGANGSVEYHLEDPTDEISVAWTLAAASDDAGTATLSAPSAATRTPTEEGIELAASDRVVLSVTLVQPDGGTYTYRQETTVRVEDGALEVVWPPETRGCRLVTDCGREGTLLEDADLPEWERLEAELEVTAD; this is translated from the coding sequence ATGGTCGATCCCCGCCGGCACCGATTCCGAAGCCACCTCCCCTCGCGTCGCTCCGTTCGTTCCGTTCTCCGGGCCGCCACCCGCCCGCGCGAGCGCCGCTACGCGCTCCTCGTGAGCGTCCTCGCCGGCCTCGTCGTCTTCACCCTCGCGAGCGAGTTGTTCCCGTACCACTCGAGCAACGACGACGAGGCGGTCTACCTGCTGCAGGCCGCGATGTTGCTCGAGGGCCAGTTCCAGATTCACGCGGGCGCCCTCGCCGAGGCCGTCAGACCGTGGTTCTTCGTCCTCGAGGATGGCCGGCTGTATCCGAAGTACGCGCCCGTCCCCGCCGGAATGTTCGCCGTTTCGATGGCCCTGTTCGGCGAGCCCCGGGTCACGCTGGCGATCGTGGCGGCGCTCAACGCCTACCTGATCTACGTCCTCGGCTCGACGGTCGCCGACCGACGAGTCGGCCTCGTCTCGTCCGTCCTCTTCGCGGCCTCACCGATGGCGCTCCTCTCTTCGTCCGTCTTCCTCCCTTACGCCCCGACGACGCTGTGGAATCTCCTCTTCGCCGTCTGCTACCTCCGGGGCGTCCGCTCCAGCGACTCGAGGATGGCCGCCGTCGCCGGGGTCGCCGTCGGCATCGCGTTCTTCGCCCGGCCGTACACCGCCGTCCTGTTCGCCCTGCCGTTCGTCGTCCACGCCGGCTGGCAGACGGTAACCACTCTCCGACGGGGCCGCCCGCTGGCCGACCCCGTCCGCCGAAATCTGCTCACAGGGACGATCGGCCTCGCGTTCGTCGCCCTCGCGCTCGCGTACAACGCTCGACTGACCGGTTCGCCCCTCGAGTTTCCGTTCCAGGCGTTCGCGCCGCTAGACGGACCCGGGTTCGGCTATCGTGAGATCGTGGGCCACGGCCTCGAGTACACGCCCGCGCTGGCGCTCGAGGCCAACGGCTACGTCCTGTGGTACTCCGCCACCCGTTGGGTCGTCGCCGGGCCGATTGGCACCCTGGCGGCGGTCGCGGGACTCGCACTGGCGGGTCGGCAGTGGCTTGAGGGGCGCCGGACCGGATCGCGATCCCAGGGTTGCCTGGTCGCCGTCTCTCCGCTGCCCGCCGCACTTCTCGCGGGCGTCGTCGTCACCGTCGTCCTGGGCAACGTCGCCTTCTGGGGCAATTTTAACATCTTGGCGACGATGGACGACCCGACGAACGGCCTCGTCAGTCGGTTCGGCCCCTTCTATCACTTCGACCTGCTCGCTCCGTTCGCCATCTTCGCCGCCATCGCGATGGTGTCCGGGTGGCGTCTCGCTCGGCATCGCGTCCCCGAACTCCTCGAGCGAATCGACGCGCCGGTTTCGTCTCGCAGGGTCCTCATTTCCCTCGCCCTGGTGGCGACGCTCGTCCTCGCGACGACCACCGTCGCGCTCGTCTCGGGACCGATCGATCGCAACGCCGACTACACCCGGAGTGCCGAGGCGGCCTACGAACCGTTCGACGATCGCGACCTCGAGAACGCCCTCGTCTTCCAGCCCGCGCCCTACGGCCAGTGGACCAACCATCCCTTCCAGGCGCTCAGGAACGACCCCGACCTCGAGGGCGACGTCGTCTACGTCCTGGAGGGCGACCCCGAGAGAGAGTTCACCGCTTTGGACGCCTATCCCGACCGCCATCCCTACCGGTACACCTACCGCGGCGCGTGGGGTGCGAGCCCCGACCAGATCGAGGCCGTTTTCCAGCCACTCGAGGTCCGCCGGGGTTCGACGATGGACGGCGAGACGACAGTCGGCGTCCCTGACCGGGTCAGCCGCGCCGTCGTCACCCTCGAGGGGGCGAACGGCTCCGTCGAGTACCACCTGGAGGACCCGACCGACGAGATCAGCGTCGCCTGGACGTTGGCGGCCGCGAGCGACGACGCCGGTACTGCTACCCTGTCGGCGCCGTCGGCGGCGACTCGCACGCCGACCGAAGAGGGGATCGAACTCGCGGCCAGCGACCGGGTCGTCCTCTCGGTCACGCTCGTCCAGCCCGACGGCGGTACGTACACCTACCGCCAGGAGACCACGGTTCGGGTCGAAGACGGCGCGCTCGAGGTCGTCTGGCCGCCCGAAACGCGAGGCTGTCGGCTCGTCACCGACTGCGGTCGGGAGGGGACGTTGCTCGAGGACGCTGACCTGCCCGAGTGGGAACGCCTCGAGGCGGAACTCGAAGTGACTGCGGATTAA